Proteins encoded in a region of the uncultured Paludibaculum sp. genome:
- the nth gene encoding endonuclease III, producing the protein MSKVSRPRTSAERKERIQRILDALHKRYPNVTCALHHKDAWQLLVATILSAQCTDERVNMVTPALFAQFPTMQDLALADVREVAQVVRSTGFFNNKAKNIVGAARTIIRDFGGEIPKTIEQLLTVPGAARKTSNVVLGTAFGIPSGVVVDTHVGRISVRLDLTKQTNPAKVEQDLMKILPQDHWILFSHQVIHFGREICVARKPRCGQCPVENLCYAKDKAVL; encoded by the coding sequence ATGAGCAAAGTTTCACGGCCACGCACCTCGGCCGAGCGCAAGGAACGAATCCAGCGCATCCTCGACGCGCTGCACAAACGCTACCCCAACGTCACTTGCGCCTTGCACCACAAAGACGCCTGGCAACTTCTGGTCGCCACCATTCTCTCGGCGCAATGCACTGACGAACGGGTGAACATGGTGACGCCGGCCCTGTTCGCGCAGTTCCCCACCATGCAGGATCTTGCGCTGGCGGATGTCCGCGAAGTGGCGCAGGTGGTGCGCTCGACCGGATTCTTCAACAACAAGGCCAAGAACATCGTCGGCGCGGCCCGCACCATCATTCGGGACTTTGGTGGGGAGATCCCCAAGACCATCGAGCAACTGCTCACGGTGCCTGGCGCGGCCCGCAAGACTTCGAACGTCGTCCTGGGCACGGCCTTCGGCATTCCCAGCGGCGTGGTGGTCGACACGCACGTCGGCCGCATCAGCGTGCGTCTCGACCTCACGAAGCAGACTAATCCGGCAAAGGTGGAGCAGGACCTCATGAAGATCCTGCCTCAGGACCACTGGATTCTCTTCTCGCACCAGGTGATCCACTTTGGCCGGGAAATCTGTGTTGCACGCAAGCCGCGCTGTGGCCAATGCCCCGTGGAAAACCTGTGCTACGCAAAGGACAAGGCGGTCCTGTGA
- a CDS encoding discoidin domain-containing protein has translation MPKAVSILFGALFTIATAYGLGRLFLGRLKTKFAREEEHLFAFVAGAPLLSLLIFLLAAVHLIYDAAFLVVGILVLALVWKTKAYRSTTDRLPALPRLWQWTFWPVYAVFATVLVIYSMAPEWSPDGASYHLGAVSNYYRAHGFKLIASNMYFFLSQGLEMLFLFAWAFGRHSAAAMVHCAFLLVLPLLLLRYGQRQGVPAGGAAAGLFVLISPVVMIDGASAYNDVAVACVLFAIFYLCEIDAPPVVTGLLAGFCYALKYTAFVGLVYLLFRYAFQRRWRHILVACVPAACMILPWVLRNWIWTGNPFAPLLNAYFPNPFVHASFEADYTRWMRWYTGLESVRQIPLELTVKGVILGGVLGPLFLLTPLAILGLRSKVGRRALVCAVLFSLPYAANIGTRFLIPALPFWSLALAAGLPSFTLPVLVLAHAFLSFPDQPARYGSTDAWRISKIPFRQALRRESEEYWLSTKWPPYRVARMVEDRTPAGSIVYAMSPIADSYTTREIQASFQSGTNEVLRDNILTALIPEFQPEVRVEFRFPRQPFTGLRVVQTAAPKPGEGDRDVWSISEFRVLDHGQELPRSDDWRLQARPSAWEVQAAFDNSPLTRWRSWAWIRPGMFVEVTFGQPRTVDCVRLDVSNDQHAVRLKLEGRAPSGQWQELSHEPVLSGVTPPLGMRRMAMDELKRQGISYLLINEGDYKWEDFRDRAELWGLREAGHVDNVRLYKLE, from the coding sequence ATGCCCAAGGCTGTCTCCATCCTCTTCGGAGCCTTGTTCACGATCGCCACGGCTTACGGCCTGGGCCGGTTGTTCCTGGGCAGGCTGAAGACGAAGTTCGCCCGCGAAGAAGAGCACTTGTTCGCGTTCGTGGCCGGCGCGCCCCTGCTGAGCCTCCTCATCTTCCTGCTGGCCGCGGTGCACCTCATCTACGACGCCGCCTTCCTTGTGGTGGGCATCCTGGTGCTCGCGCTGGTGTGGAAGACGAAGGCCTATCGCAGCACAACTGACCGTCTGCCGGCCCTACCCCGATTGTGGCAGTGGACGTTCTGGCCCGTGTATGCGGTGTTCGCCACCGTGTTGGTGATCTACTCCATGGCGCCCGAGTGGAGCCCCGATGGCGCCTCCTACCACCTGGGCGCCGTCAGCAACTACTACCGCGCGCACGGCTTCAAGCTGATTGCGTCGAACATGTACTTCTTCCTGTCGCAGGGCCTGGAGATGCTGTTCCTGTTTGCCTGGGCCTTTGGACGGCATTCGGCCGCGGCCATGGTGCACTGCGCGTTTCTGCTGGTTCTACCGCTGCTGCTGCTGCGCTATGGACAGCGCCAGGGCGTACCCGCCGGGGGCGCCGCCGCCGGGTTGTTCGTTCTGATCAGCCCGGTGGTCATGATCGACGGCGCCAGCGCCTATAACGACGTCGCCGTGGCCTGCGTCCTGTTCGCGATCTTCTATCTCTGCGAAATCGACGCACCGCCCGTGGTCACCGGCCTGCTGGCCGGATTCTGCTATGCGTTGAAGTACACGGCGTTTGTGGGCCTCGTCTACCTTCTGTTCCGCTACGCGTTCCAGCGCCGCTGGCGTCATATTTTGGTGGCTTGCGTGCCCGCCGCCTGCATGATTCTGCCGTGGGTGCTGCGGAACTGGATCTGGACCGGCAACCCCTTCGCCCCGCTGCTCAATGCGTACTTTCCAAATCCCTTTGTCCACGCGAGCTTCGAGGCAGACTACACGAGATGGATGCGCTGGTATACAGGGTTGGAGAGCGTCCGCCAGATCCCTCTGGAGCTCACGGTCAAGGGAGTCATTCTGGGGGGGGTCCTCGGGCCATTGTTCCTGTTGACGCCCTTGGCGATTCTGGGCCTGCGCTCCAAGGTAGGCCGCCGCGCCCTGGTGTGCGCCGTCCTGTTTTCGCTGCCTTATGCGGCGAACATCGGCACCCGCTTCCTGATCCCTGCCCTGCCCTTCTGGTCGCTGGCCCTGGCCGCGGGACTTCCTTCCTTCACGCTGCCGGTGTTGGTGCTGGCACACGCATTCCTTAGTTTTCCAGACCAGCCGGCGCGGTACGGGTCGACCGACGCCTGGCGCATCTCCAAGATTCCTTTTAGGCAGGCTCTGCGGCGGGAAAGCGAGGAATACTGGCTTTCCACGAAGTGGCCGCCCTACCGGGTGGCGCGCATGGTGGAAGACCGCACGCCCGCTGGATCCATCGTCTACGCCATGTCGCCGATTGCCGACAGCTACACGACGCGGGAGATCCAGGCCAGTTTTCAAAGCGGCACGAACGAGGTGTTGCGCGATAACATCCTGACCGCGTTGATCCCGGAGTTCCAGCCGGAGGTGCGTGTCGAGTTCCGATTCCCCCGGCAGCCGTTCACGGGGTTGCGCGTCGTTCAAACCGCGGCGCCGAAGCCCGGGGAGGGCGACCGCGACGTCTGGAGCATCTCGGAGTTTCGCGTTCTGGATCATGGCCAGGAGTTGCCACGCTCCGACGACTGGCGCCTGCAGGCGCGGCCATCGGCTTGGGAGGTACAGGCGGCGTTCGACAACTCGCCGCTGACGCGCTGGCGGTCGTGGGCCTGGATCCGCCCCGGAATGTTTGTCGAGGTGACCTTTGGGCAGCCTCGGACGGTGGACTGCGTACGCCTGGATGTGAGCAACGACCAGCACGCCGTCCGGTTGAAGCTGGAAGGCCGTGCTCCCTCCGGCCAGTGGCAGGAGCTTAGCCACGAACCCGTACTCTCCGGCGTCACCCCGCCGCTGGGTATGCGCCGCATGGCGATGGACGAGTTGAAGCGCCAGGGCATCAGCTACCTGCTGATCAACGAGGGCGACTACAAATGGGAGGACTTCCGGGACCGCGCCGAACTGTGGGGTCTGCGCGAAGCGGGCCATGTCGACAACGTGCGACTGTATAAGCTGGAGTAA